The following DNA comes from Candidatus Kaelpia aquatica.
TGAAAACAGCTATATTTTCGGTGTAATCTATATCTAAAGGACCGTCAGATTTAATTATAATCTGAGGCACAGTTTTAAATTTAACATCTTTTTTAATAACCGCTTTAGTTAATTTTGTATCAACCTCACCGCCTTCACCTGATATCTCGCTATCGTTTTTCACTATTCTCAACCTATCTTCTGTCCAGATAACATCTCTATCCTGATCCCATCGTAATATATCTGTAAAAAGTGTATCTCCTTCTAAGTTTTTTACAACAACACTGCCTGTCAATACTACCTGCCTATTCACTTTATTCAAAAAACCTTTGTCTGCCCGCATATCTACGGGGCCGTTATCGCTATAAAGCCTTGCCTTAATCGACTCCAGAGCTACATCATCCTTGCTTAACTGTGCACTCTCTCCTTCCACTTCCCATTTTTTGTTATTCTGCTTGTCATAGCCTGCTAGAGTAAAATCATTTAAGCTCTCCTCTAACGCATAGGAGCTCCTAGTAAAAAATACCAACAATAAGACTGCAGTTTTTATTAACATTTTAAACCCGCCTATCCTAGCATGGCAACAGGGCCAAGTCAAGCTGGAGATAGATATCCAACATTAAACAATACAATAGAACCAACTAATCCAATATCAGATTGGTAATTGTCTTAGTAATACCATTTATTGCACGCAGCTCTGTTACAACGAACCTCATCAGCTCTTCGTAATTAGAAGCTTTGATCTGGGCTATAACATCCTGCTCGCCAGAGGTTAGGTCTACATCGACTACGTTTTCAAAAGACTTCATTTTTTGGATAACTTCTTTTTCTTCACCCGGCTCTACGTTAATTTTCAAATAAGCTCTGGCCATCTCTCTCTCCTTTTTTAGTTCAAGCTAATCTCTTCTCAATTTAAAGACCCTGTCATGCAAACGAACCCGCTCTTTAACTCCTAGGCCTACAATCTGCCCCGGCAAGATCTCACTGACAATCTGATGTTCAACCTGCATAGAGTTCACATCCATCTCAAAATCGGTTGTATGACCTTTTATTTTAATCCTATCACCAGACTTCAAGCTTTTAGCTGTAATCTCTATAATAGCAGCAGAAGGTTTTGCATAAAAATTTGTAATGATACCTATCTCGATCCATTCTTCAGGCATAAGCTCACCTCCTTAAAAGATACTTTTTCAAAGATAGCTAAGACCTTCACTAAGAGCAGAGGTTATTAAAGCTTTATCTACTAGAGAAGATACTGCCACCAAACCTATGGAACTTGGCAATACAAATCTTAAGGTTCCAAATTTAGCTTTTTTATCATAAAGAATGCTACTCAAAATTTTTTCCTGCTCCATCTTTCTGTTCATCTTGGGCAAAGTCTTAAACTTCAAGATTAAATTTATTATTCTCTTTAAATCATTTTCTTTCAAAACCCCAAGCTTATTAGCAATCAAACTCTCAACAACGAGACCAAAAGATACCGCCTCCCCATGAGATACTCTCTTATACTCAGAGACTGTCTCTATAGCATGGGCTATTGTATGGCCTAAGTTTAAGGCTATCCTTATATCCTCACTGTCATACTCGTCTCTTTCGACAAACGACGTCTTTATTCTGCTGCATCTTAAAACTATCTCACCCCATAAGCCCAGCGAGAAAGAAGATGGGTCTTCATTGCTAGACTCTAATAATTCAAAGAGCTCTACATCTCCCAAGATTCCATATTTTATAATCTCGGATAACCCATTGGAGAATTCTTTAAGAGGCAGGCTCTTTAAGAAATTCAAATCGGATACAACCAGTTTAGGCTGGTAGAAAGCTCCC
Coding sequences within:
- the lptC gene encoding LPS export ABC transporter periplasmic protein LptC encodes the protein MLIKTAVLLLVFFTRSSYALEESLNDFTLAGYDKQNNKKWEVEGESAQLSKDDVALESIKARLYSDNGPVDMRADKGFLNKVNRQVVLTGSVVVKNLEGDTLFTDILRWDQDRDVIWTEDRLRIVKNDSEISGEGGEVDTKLTKAVIKKDVKFKTVPQIIIKSDGPLDIDYTENIAVFSDNVHVLDRRGELFCDKLIIYFNKDEKGISRAHAKGNVKLRRGNSLTYSSEAIYDLKEGKVNLLGRPKLEIYPE
- a CDS encoding translation elongation factor-like protein — its product is MPEEWIEIGIITNFYAKPSAAIIEITAKSLKSGDRIKIKGHTTDFEMDVNSMQVEHQIVSEILPGQIVGLGVKERVRLHDRVFKLRRD
- a CDS encoding Lrp/AsnC ligand binding domain-containing protein, whose amino-acid sequence is MARAYLKINVEPGEEKEVIQKMKSFENVVDVDLTSGEQDVIAQIKASNYEELMRFVVTELRAINGITKTITNLILD
- the aroB gene encoding 3-dehydroquinate synthase; the protein is MERINLDLQGRSYDILISEGALSSLKDEIVRLNLEKHLAVVVSNRNIYSLYKGYLEPYLEVFKESLFLEVADSEKSKSWQVLFDLLRSTVEFSKAESVLFIAFGGGVVGDLVGFLAAIYKRGVPFIQIPTTLLAQVDSSIGGKVAIDLKWGKNLLGAFYQPKLVVSDLNFLKSLPLKEFSNGLSEIIKYGILGDVELFELLESSNEDPSSFSLGLWGEIVLRCSRIKTSFVERDEYDSEDIRIALNLGHTIAHAIETVSEYKRVSHGEAVSFGLVVESLIANKLGVLKENDLKRIINLILKFKTLPKMNRKMEQEKILSSILYDKKAKFGTLRFVLPSSIGLVAVSSLVDKALITSALSEGLSYL